The following are encoded in a window of Candidatus Bathyarchaeota archaeon genomic DNA:
- a CDS encoding class IV adenylate cyclase yields the protein MSSKSTGVQHRMVELKAKADDLAIVRDNLVQYGAEQVGVLHQIDTYYKVPKGRLKLREVEGETDAELIYYERENVAEPKRSSVFILKIPQPQIFKQILERIIKVKVTVDKVREIYVYEGVQIHLDTIKDLGSFIEFECITSEDSEQQKKDLLKLEKLREQLDISPKSLEKLSYSDLI from the coding sequence ATGTCTTCCAAATCCACAGGAGTTCAACATAGAATGGTCGAGTTGAAAGCTAAAGCAGATGATTTAGCCATTGTTCGAGACAACCTTGTTCAATATGGCGCTGAGCAAGTGGGTGTTTTGCATCAGATTGACACTTATTACAAGGTTCCGAAGGGTAGGTTGAAGTTGCGGGAGGTGGAGGGCGAAACTGACGCTGAACTGATTTATTATGAACGAGAAAATGTTGCCGAGCCAAAGAGAAGTTCTGTTTTCATTCTGAAAATTCCTCAGCCTCAAATCTTCAAACAAATTCTTGAGCGAATCATAAAGGTTAAAGTTACAGTAGATAAAGTTAGGGAAATTTACGTTTATGAAGGTGTTCAGATTCATTTAGACACGATTAAAGACTTAGGTTCGTTCATAGAATTTGAATGCATAACTTCCGAAGATTCAGAGCAACAGAAAAAAGACTTGCTTAAGTTGGAGAAGCTCAGAGAACAGTTAGATATCAGCCCAAAGAGTTTAGAAAAGCTTTCCTACAGCGATTTGATTTGA
- the rimI gene encoding ribosomal protein S18-alanine N-acetyltransferase — translation MARKQQLQTTFTLRPFEPEDLEKVIQINRVCLPENYSTYFFMDIYERYPATFIVAEQGHNIVGYIMCRIETGFSSFGLFSISKKGHVVSVAVLPEFQRKGVGIALTKEAMKNMRLYKAKECYLEVRVSNVPAASMYKKLGLQVVRMARRYYADGENAYVMAKKLRK, via the coding sequence TTGGCGAGGAAACAGCAATTGCAGACAACTTTCACACTGCGACCGTTTGAACCTGAAGACCTCGAAAAGGTCATTCAGATAAACCGTGTTTGCCTACCTGAGAACTATTCAACCTATTTCTTCATGGACATTTATGAGCGGTATCCAGCTACTTTCATTGTGGCTGAGCAGGGGCACAACATTGTAGGGTATATTATGTGCAGAATTGAAACAGGCTTTTCGAGTTTTGGCCTATTTAGCATTTCCAAGAAGGGTCATGTGGTTTCCGTTGCAGTGTTACCGGAATTTCAACGTAAAGGCGTAGGCATTGCTCTTACGAAGGAGGCGATGAAGAATATGCGTTTGTATAAAGCGAAAGAATGTTATTTGGAAGTGAGAGTTAGCAACGTCCCAGCAGCAAGTATGTACAAGAAGCTAGGGCTTCAAGTTGTCCGGATGGCGCGTAGGTACTACGCTGATGGAGAAAATGCTTATGTTATGGCGAAGAAGCTAAGGAAATGA
- a CDS encoding AEC family transporter: MNATTVQTIVPIFLLIGAGFLSRRMGILKSGDERVLSAYVYYFALPALFFINMVEIEFTSEILVFMSAGIVPIFIVLAIYTVLYFAFEFPKNSLYLLILSTIFGSLAFFGIPFVTFAFPTEGERLATLSAASISIVSVTTSLSILEMYRLEKSTKWEGIKHVTRRLSKNPLIISIVSGILLSLTRIEIPAPISTSLHMLGGTTSTVAIFMLGVFLYGRKYTNISKAFKLSLLRIVFLPGIALLTTGLLGLTGVESSVLVIMHGMPIAVSMIILSERYDFYKETIASLILVSSLGAALYLNLWLLLLGH, encoded by the coding sequence ATGAATGCCACCACTGTGCAAACAATAGTTCCTATTTTTCTTCTAATTGGAGCTGGTTTCCTTTCTAGAAGGATGGGAATTTTGAAATCGGGCGATGAACGGGTGCTCAGCGCCTACGTATACTATTTTGCATTACCTGCCCTATTCTTCATCAATATGGTTGAAATAGAATTTACTTCAGAGATTCTCGTATTCATGTCTGCGGGAATTGTCCCTATCTTTATTGTATTAGCAATTTACACAGTTCTTTACTTCGCATTCGAGTTTCCAAAAAATAGCCTTTACCTTCTGATTCTAAGTACTATTTTTGGCAGCCTAGCCTTCTTTGGCATACCATTCGTAACATTTGCTTTTCCGACGGAGGGAGAACGTCTGGCAACTTTGTCAGCAGCTTCCATTTCTATAGTGAGCGTCACCACGTCTCTCTCTATCCTTGAGATGTATAGACTTGAGAAATCCACAAAATGGGAAGGAATAAAGCATGTTACCAGAAGACTTTCAAAAAACCCATTAATCATATCAATAGTGTCTGGCATTCTGCTATCGCTTACTAGAATAGAAATCCCAGCCCCCATTTCAACGTCCTTACACATGCTAGGAGGCACCACGTCCACTGTGGCCATCTTTATGCTTGGAGTTTTTCTTTACGGAAGGAAGTATACAAACATATCTAAAGCCTTCAAGCTGAGCCTGCTGAGAATAGTATTCCTACCAGGAATAGCTCTTTTAACCACTGGACTGCTTGGCCTGACTGGTGTGGAAAGCTCAGTATTGGTAATTATGCATGGTATGCCCATTGCCGTTTCTATGATTATTCTCAGCGAGCGTTATGATTTTTACAAAGAAACAATCGCTTCTTTAATCCTGGTCTCCTCGCTTGGAGCAGCACTATATCTGAATTTGTGGCTTTTGTTGTTGGGCCATTAG
- the larA gene encoding nickel-dependent lactate racemase, which produces MVDVWLPYDKTEVCARIPTRNFLGAIEPKEKPGVPDAKAEILRALNEPIGSRPLNEIIEQGSRVAIVVDDVTRPAPSHLIVPPLLENLNLLGVKDEDITVIFGCGTHRAVKLDEARELLSEDVVDRVKIISHDCHAKDHVYMGTGKRYGTKVFVNKAFAEADVRILTGDVEMHYYAGFGGGRKSVLPGVSSAKTIQRNHAMLLHLQARTGILSGNPIHEDMVEAARLAKVDFILNVVTNSKGEIVKAFAGDLEQAFYEGVKLVEEMYKVPIDRRADIVIVSPGGYPADINFFQAYKAVDNVLDSVKRGGVIVLVAECPEGYGNEVFYEWMVKFKDLKPMEKEIKKRFVIGGHKAYYLLKALRKAQIILVSTMPDYYAVNVFRLKTARALNDALRDAFDIAGKNAKVWAVPYGHVTFPLVKS; this is translated from the coding sequence ATGGTAGATGTATGGCTTCCTTACGACAAGACAGAGGTTTGTGCACGCATTCCCACCCGCAACTTCCTCGGAGCCATAGAACCAAAAGAAAAACCTGGAGTACCAGATGCAAAAGCTGAGATTTTACGAGCTTTAAATGAGCCGATTGGTTCTAGACCCTTAAATGAAATAATAGAGCAAGGTAGCAGAGTTGCAATAGTTGTAGATGACGTTACTCGGCCTGCCCCAAGTCACTTGATAGTTCCTCCCCTTCTGGAAAATCTAAACCTACTCGGCGTTAAAGACGAAGATATTACCGTAATCTTCGGCTGTGGCACCCACAGAGCTGTGAAACTCGACGAGGCAAGAGAACTTCTAAGCGAAGATGTAGTAGACCGTGTCAAAATCATAAGCCATGACTGCCACGCTAAGGACCACGTTTACATGGGAACGGGCAAGAGATATGGAACGAAAGTTTTTGTTAACAAAGCTTTCGCGGAAGCGGATGTACGAATTCTAACGGGCGACGTTGAAATGCACTATTACGCGGGTTTTGGTGGAGGTAGAAAAAGCGTTTTGCCTGGCGTAAGCAGCGCCAAAACGATTCAGCGCAACCATGCCATGCTTTTGCATCTCCAAGCTCGAACTGGCATTTTAAGTGGGAATCCAATCCACGAAGATATGGTTGAAGCCGCAAGGCTGGCAAAGGTTGATTTTATTTTGAATGTGGTTACAAATAGTAAAGGCGAAATTGTGAAAGCGTTTGCCGGTGATTTGGAGCAAGCTTTCTACGAAGGTGTGAAACTGGTTGAGGAAATGTACAAGGTGCCAATTGACCGTCGTGCAGACATAGTCATAGTTAGTCCTGGTGGGTACCCCGCAGACATCAACTTCTTCCAAGCATACAAAGCAGTTGACAATGTGTTGGACAGTGTTAAGCGTGGCGGTGTCATTGTCTTAGTTGCTGAGTGCCCTGAAGGCTATGGAAACGAGGTATTTTATGAGTGGATGGTAAAGTTTAAAGATCTGAAGCCTATGGAGAAGGAAATCAAGAAACGCTTTGTTATTGGTGGGCACAAGGCCTACTACTTACTAAAAGCTTTGCGAAAAGCGCAGATTATTCTTGTTTCAACGATGCCTGATTATTATGCAGTCAACGTGTTTAGACTAAAAACGGCGAGGGCATTGAATGATGCTTTGCGTGACGCTTTTGACATTGCAGGTAAAAATGCCAAAGTTTGGGCAGTTCCCTATGGCCACGTGACTTTTCCATTAGTGAAGAGTTAG
- a CDS encoding MBL fold metallo-hydrolase: MSIEKTVPEKNEIAFKWFNNYAGVTIRTPTKIFVIDPVDVNAKDFTAIDAILITHEHYDHLDSPLIRKMQERTQCQIFADPTSIKKLGVSIPAEKLQEMRPGTETKIDNVAVRAEMCNHPPATTPITFIITSEDGVNIFHTADSLPFPELKDIGNEQKPDIVFCTVGIAPGTSPETATEIVKLVKPKVAVPYHTASKADLNRFCEILSKEMSKVKCLVAEKGNVYIVGKERRK; the protein is encoded by the coding sequence ATGTCAATAGAAAAAACGGTTCCAGAAAAGAATGAAATAGCCTTCAAATGGTTTAACAACTATGCAGGTGTCACCATAAGAACACCAACTAAAATATTTGTAATAGACCCTGTGGACGTAAACGCCAAGGACTTCACAGCCATAGACGCCATTCTCATCACCCACGAACACTACGACCATCTGGATAGCCCCCTAATAAGGAAGATGCAAGAAAGAACCCAATGCCAAATATTCGCTGACCCAACATCCATAAAAAAACTCGGCGTTTCAATCCCAGCTGAAAAGCTGCAGGAAATGAGACCCGGAACAGAAACAAAAATCGACAATGTAGCTGTGAGAGCTGAAATGTGCAATCACCCGCCTGCAACCACGCCAATCACATTCATAATAACCAGTGAAGATGGCGTCAACATCTTCCACACAGCGGACAGCTTGCCCTTTCCAGAACTAAAAGACATAGGCAACGAACAGAAGCCAGACATTGTCTTTTGTACAGTCGGCATAGCACCTGGCACGTCGCCCGAGACAGCGACAGAAATAGTGAAACTTGTAAAGCCAAAAGTTGCAGTACCATACCACACAGCTTCAAAGGCTGACTTGAACAGGTTCTGCGAAATATTGTCGAAAGAAATGTCAAAAGTAAAGTGTCTGGTAGCTGAGAAAGGTAACGTTTACATCGTTGGAAAGGAACGAAGAAAATGA
- the pyrE gene encoding orotate phosphoribosyltransferase: MTVKIEPMKEQLCRVLFKIGALKFGAFKLTSGKISPYYIDLRIVPSFPDAFREICDFYVKLIKNNVGIEKFKRIAGIPTAGMPFASVVAYNLDKSFLYTRPTQRRHGRERRVEGILMPGDKVLILDDLITSGKSLLKAATAIRAEGGVINDAVVLIDREEGGKEKLAKDNITLHYLLKAREAAKTLYKVGAITDMEFETILKQRKEK; this comes from the coding sequence ATGACCGTAAAAATAGAACCGATGAAAGAACAGCTTTGCCGAGTACTCTTCAAAATTGGCGCATTGAAATTCGGCGCCTTCAAGCTCACAAGTGGAAAAATAAGCCCCTACTACATCGACCTTCGAATTGTGCCAAGTTTTCCTGATGCCTTCCGCGAAATTTGTGACTTCTACGTTAAACTCATAAAAAACAATGTCGGAATCGAGAAATTCAAGCGAATAGCGGGAATTCCCACTGCTGGCATGCCTTTCGCTTCTGTTGTCGCTTATAACCTTGACAAGTCTTTCCTCTACACTCGTCCAACCCAACGAAGGCACGGGAGAGAACGCAGAGTTGAAGGCATATTGATGCCAGGTGACAAAGTTTTGATACTTGATGATTTGATTACTTCGGGCAAATCGCTACTTAAAGCTGCGACTGCAATAAGGGCAGAGGGCGGAGTAATCAACGATGCCGTGGTTTTAATCGATAGAGAAGAAGGGGGAAAAGAAAAACTAGCAAAAGACAATATTACATTGCACTATTTGCTAAAAGCAAGGGAAGCCGCAAAAACGCTATACAAAGTAGGAGCTATAACAGACATGGAATTTGAAACAATTTTGAAGCAGAGAAAAGAAAAATAA
- a CDS encoding TATA-box-binding protein — protein MPKVNATIRIENVVASATLNQRVDLNAVVKGYPGVEYRPEQFPGLVFRLKRPKTATLIFNSGKMVCTGAKSERESRRAVMRVVKELKGSGIIIVGKPELKIQNIVASANLGGLIDLEKAAYILGKTMYEPEQFPGLIYRMAVPKVVILLFASGKLVCTGAKKEQYVYEAVSKLHQELEEKELIFYE, from the coding sequence ATGCCAAAAGTAAATGCCACCATTCGCATCGAAAACGTGGTTGCTTCTGCAACATTAAATCAACGTGTCGATTTAAACGCTGTTGTAAAAGGATATCCTGGTGTGGAGTATAGACCTGAACAATTTCCAGGCTTGGTTTTTCGTCTTAAAAGACCGAAGACAGCCACTCTGATTTTTAACTCTGGAAAGATGGTCTGCACTGGTGCCAAGTCTGAGAGGGAATCTCGAAGAGCTGTTATGCGGGTAGTCAAGGAATTAAAGGGAAGCGGCATAATTATCGTAGGCAAACCTGAGCTGAAAATCCAAAACATTGTAGCCTCAGCAAATCTTGGAGGACTTATTGATCTAGAGAAAGCAGCCTATATATTGGGAAAAACCATGTACGAGCCAGAGCAATTCCCCGGGTTGATTTACCGTATGGCTGTACCTAAGGTTGTCATACTGCTCTTTGCAAGTGGGAAACTTGTTTGCACAGGAGCTAAAAAGGAGCAATATGTATATGAAGCTGTTAGCAAACTGCACCAAGAGCTTGAAGAAAAGGAACTGATATTTTATGAGTGA
- a CDS encoding signal peptidase I, which yields MPKLKHVLKNEYVKSLILLAIILGSIVAFWFGLRIYLRTDYPLLAVASGSMMPTLDVGDLIIVRGGLNVSDIVAGYETGDIIVFNKPNNPDDLIVHRAVNISDNAGTPYIMTKGDNNPSSDPWKVYDSNLVGKIVWSIPYLGHIPLFVRTPEGMLIIIIFIVILILLEFIIPLAKEKKAPKQSTEETDVLHIDSL from the coding sequence ATGCCAAAGCTTAAACACGTCCTGAAAAATGAATACGTAAAATCCCTGATTCTTCTGGCAATAATTCTAGGCAGCATTGTTGCTTTTTGGTTTGGCTTAAGAATTTACTTAAGAACTGACTATCCTCTTCTTGCAGTTGCATCAGGAAGCATGATGCCTACATTGGATGTTGGTGACTTGATAATTGTTCGAGGTGGATTAAACGTAAGCGACATTGTTGCGGGATATGAAACAGGTGATATCATTGTTTTTAACAAACCAAACAACCCAGATGACCTTATTGTTCACAGGGCCGTGAATATATCTGATAATGCAGGAACCCCGTATATCATGACTAAAGGTGATAACAATCCAAGTTCAGATCCTTGGAAAGTCTATGACAGTAACCTTGTAGGCAAAATTGTGTGGAGCATCCCCTACCTTGGGCATATCCCTTTGTTTGTCCGCACACCTGAAGGAATGTTAATCATTATCATTTTCATAGTAATCCTAATTCTTCTTGAATTTATAATCCCCCTCGCTAAGGAAAAGAAAGCACCAAAACAATCCACAGAGGAAACCGACGTTTTGCACATAGACTCTTTATAA
- a CDS encoding chorismate-binding protein — protein MPKCPKCSGEGKMRKSWKMAGRPDKQGKRTQLEIGLYDCPKCGKAFRVVLGKKKI, from the coding sequence ATGCCTAAATGTCCAAAATGTAGCGGTGAAGGCAAGATGAGAAAGAGTTGGAAGATGGCTGGTCGACCTGACAAGCAAGGCAAGAGAACGCAACTTGAAATCGGCCTATACGACTGCCCGAAATGCGGCAAAGCTTTTCGCGTTGTCTTAGGTAAGAAGAAAATCTAA